TACTTTTAGCTTACGCAATCCTAAGTCTTCTTTTATCTTATAGGTTTTCCCAAGACCACCGAACTCAGACCGTTGGATGAGGACAAGGAACCATCTTCTCTTGCTGAACCCTCCGCTTCGGGACAGCTCGAGGCTACCGCAAaggaggagaaaaagaagaagaaaagaaagtctTCTAGTTCCCTAGATGCCGAGGCGAAGAAGAAAAAGGTGACTATCCGagtctaaaaaataaaaagagcaCTAGGTCCAGGGTACCGGACTCTGGTTCCCTCCACTGGCTCAAGGACAAACCTGAGGACGACGACATTTTAATTGCTCATGGATCGACCCTTAACAAGAGGTAGCAGGCATCACTCATAAAAGATGACCATGAGGTCGACACTCCTCTAGCTCGTGAACTAAAGGGAGTGACGGAGGTCGCGGCCTCTTGGGAAGCTGCTCCTATCCTGAAGGAGGTAGTTGTTGCCATTGACATTATGTAAATACCCTCCTACACCGAGTCTATGCTCGAAGTGGCCCAATTAGGCAAAGAGAAGTAAAGCGAGATGGTGCTGGGCCCAGATGACACTCTCAACACATTCTTCGACAGCATAGATGTGGCTGCACTAGAGGGTTTTTTCGGGCTTGGTTACCTGGAGGTCCCGAAGAAGGATGTGCCCTCGGTAGCAGGCAGGCCGAGTTCGTGCCCAAGACTAGTGAAGTAATTCCTTACTCCGATCATAGACTCTGAGCGCAAGAGAACGATCTTTCTTACAATCCTGAAGGACGCCCAGATCCTGTCTACTCCGGTAGGCGTAGCCAGCTACCTTCGATGCCTGGTGACTGAGGAGGAACATGCAAAGATGAACGAAGTGGGGATGTCGAGCCTCTTCAATGAGGCGCAATAGGGGCTAAATCGGGTAAGGTGTCATCCCTTTATACCTCTTTGTGAATCTTACTTGGTTTTTGATGTGCTCTAGtaactttattattttttcatgctTCGGTGCTTCATCGTGAAAGCTTCATCCGGTCCTGCTCGGAGATCAGCTAGCTCGAGTTAAAGTTCAAAGAGAAAGTCTGGAAGAAGGACATGTACATGGCTCTTAGTGAGCCGCATGACGAGGCCTCGACCTTAAAGAGGGAACACGCCGATCTGGTTGAAAAGGTAAAGATATTTGAGGCTAAAAATGAGAAGCTAGTCGTGGTGACTTACAACACAACTTCGCAGGTCCAAGAGAAGATAGACCTGATCGACCAGCTTGGGGCTAAGATGGATAAGGTCAAGGCCACGACCGAGGTATGGAAGACCTGCTAGCTTCAGAGAAAGAAGCTGCAAAAATGGAGCCGACATCGGCCGATAACCAACTTCGGGCGACAAAGGACAACGCCGATAAGTAGTCTCGGCTAAATGATGATCTTTGGGCACAACTGAACTCGACTGTCACGGAATGGGATGACCATGGACAAGAATCTGTCGTACTAAGGTCCAAATTAGTTGCAACCTCTTCTGGCATCAAGGAAATATTGGCCCAATATAAGGCTGATGTGGTGGAAGCCAAGGCCCGCCTAAAGAGGAAGACTGACTACGTGAAGTGGCTATCCCGGAGGGAGACCCTCAAGGAGATCCATACCCAAGGTTTTGACATGTCGGTCGAGATCGAAGAGGCCAAGAGATTCCAAGCCGAGGTAAAGGAACTCTATGAGCCGGAGGTCCCGAGGATTCCGGGAGCTCCGATGGTTCCAATGGGTCTGGTGACGAGTCGGGCCCCGGTGAAGACCACGCGTAAATGCCTTTGTTCTTTTTTTAGTTTTCCCTtgtgtattttcttttttgtttattttgaggcTATTTTATCGTgcctttgtaaatattttttggaatataTAAAATTTTCCCTTTTAGGAAATATAGTGTCTTTACTTTTCCTATATCTACTTGCAATTTTCTATTTGCGTATTATTTTtaatgccttagcataaaatCAGATGAAGTCTAAAGCATCCATTTTTCGGAGGTCCGAGCTGAGCCCGACTTCAATGCTACTTCAGTTTACTTGTGGCTTCGAATCTTTGATAAAACCGAAGGCCTTTAAGATTCTTAAGTATTTTTAGACGATAATTTTGCCGAGGGTAactgataagtggggattttaactgcttattagcgccttttagcttttgttttagtctaAAAGCAATGAATTATGTTCCCGAAACTAGTAAAATTGTGCAAAATTGCATGAATGATGGAAGTTGATCTCCCGAGAGGAAATCCAACTTAAAAAGGAGTAGTCCAAGGCACAAGGAAATAAAGGGTGCAGGAGCACaactgtgcggtccgcagaaggaATTCTACGACCGCATAAGAAATTGCAGATCGCACATTTCCATCCCTATGCTTTTTATATATTTGGAAAAACCTCAAAAACAATTATCTCTAGTCTTTTGTCTTAATTTTGCAATCCTTATTTTAACTTtagatatataaataaaaaacctCACTATGGAAGTTCAATCCAGATATTTTACTTGCTCATTTCGAATATATACTCCTAGCTCCCATCTTAGCTCCCTgcggattcgaccccgactcttaGTTGGGTTTTATTATTGCATACGACTGTGTCATATCTCTTTTGAGGTGTGCATTTGGACGTGATTAATTTTTGGCGCCATTGTCGGGGAGTTAAAAATAGTGTTagttatatatttgggtttgtgtgtggattatcttcttttccttccgtgttactaatttgtgtgaaTCAATTGTAGATACAGTTATGGTGGCGAACAATGAACTCGGAAACATGTCTTTGGGGGATGTTGACATTGATGATGACCAATTtgaagaggttcctcttgaacctcaagccaaTAGAAGAGGTCGGGCGCCTCATGACAATGTCCCGGCTCCACCCCCACCTCCACCACGAGCGGCTCCACACGGGGTGTTATCCAATGAAGGGTATGCAAGTGCAATATTCCCTCCCCATATTAGGGCGGATAACTTTCAAATCACCAATGTGATGCTCACTTTGCTAGAGCAACGAGGTTTCCTTGCTGGGGCTCCAAGTCAAAATGCGTATAAACACTTGAAAGGGTTTGTAGACACTTGTTGGGGGAGGAAACAAACAAATATCTCTGAGGATGCATTGAGGCTAAGGCTTTTTTCCTTCTCTCTATAGGGAAAAGCTTTAGATTGGTTGGAACGTTTGTCAAACCATTCCCTTcgtacttgggatgagttggcggagaaATTTATTGCTAAGTTCTTCTCTCCCGGACATATGGCTACACTTTGAGATGAGATTTTAGCATTCAAGAAAGAGCCCAATTAACCAATACACGAGATATGAGAGAGGTATAGAACAATGATCAaagaatgtcccaacaatgatatgacagaaaatatgattcaacaaactttctatcgTGGGGTTAACACGACCAACCAATGtgtagtgaaccaacttgctagtGGAAATTTTATGAATACACCTTATGCGGAGGCTTGTGAGATTTTGGATGAAATGGCGAAGACATCATCGGTATGGCAATCCCAGGCTAATGTTCCACAAGGTGATCCAAACATGATTCACCTCCATAAAGAGTTGTATGACCCCTAAGGGGTGAACAAAGATGCAACAAGAGAAGAACAAAGGGTCCACAAATGCAAAATCGAGTGGAGAATTATGTGCAAGAGGATAGTCAGTTTGATCAAGATGACTCTTATAATGAATAAGAAGAGgaggtgcaatatgtgaacaactttcaagggcaaagaaacaatTTCCAAGGTCCGAATAAACAACAATGGCGACCTCAAAGTAAGCAAGGTAATTGGAACTCTAACAATCAAGGAATTGGAGTGGTGGCAACAACCAAGGTAAATGGAGTGGTggcaacaatcaaggaaattggcataacaacaacaatcaaggaaattggagtggaaataattaaggaaattggggggggggggttaacaATCAAGGCAGATGGAATAATAATCCAGGcaaccgggggtcgggttttcaaaggccctcaatgtatcaacaaccgagcaacccgcctccttatccttcacatggtccaagttcttccaacaatgaaatagGGCGTATTGAGAATATGCTCAAGCAAATAATGAAAAAGAATGCAGATTCGGATGCCCAACTTTCCTTACATAACATATCAATCCGCAACTTAGAAGTTCAAATGGGGAAAATCTCTCAAGCTCTAAATACTCGTCCTAAgagggcactaccaagtgacacggtggCAAACCCAAAGGGAGGCAACAACACGGGGCATGCCATGGCCATTACTACAAGAAATGGAAGAGGTGGGAATGCACCTACCTCAAGTCAAAGGCAACTAATGGATGAAGAGCAAGTGGTACGAGAAGAAGTGATCCCAAACAATATAGATCAAGCTAATGATGAGGTttgattgatattgatgatagtgTGGAAGATACTCAATAGGAGGTGAACCTGTCTAGGGATCATATTATTGACATGCTAGAACCGATCGTGAAAAGGGCTAAGGCACCATTGCCTAACCTCcacctccataccctcaaagacttgccaAGTAAAATGGTGAAAACCAATTCAAGAAGTTTATTCAAATGATGAAGAATCTCCCAATcaatgtgccattagttgaagccTTGGGACAAATGCCCAATTATGCAAAGTTTATGAAGGATCTTGTgacaaagaagcattctatgaattttgaaactatcaaagtcactcatcaagtgagtgcaattgtgcattcAATGGCTCCTAAGTTGGAGGATCCATGTGCTTTCATGATTCCTTGTACAATTGGAAGTATTGagtttgctaaagctctttgtgatcttggggcaagtataaatttgatgccctattcggttTTCAAGACATTGGGAATTGGGTAACCAAGTCCACttctatgagattgcaaatgacCGATCATACTATGAAGAGACCTTTGAGAGTGATTGAGGATGTTttggttcgtgttgataaattTATTCTTCTGACAGATTTTGTCATTCTAGATTGTAAAATTGATTATgaggtgccgattattcttggaagacctttccttgatgCGTGGAAGGCTCTTTGTGATGTTAAAGCCGAAGAACTTACTTTCCGGGTTGGTGATAAAAAAGTAGTTTTCCATGTGTGTAATTCCATGCGGCAACCCAATAGcaatgaggtgtgctcttttgtggacttgGTGATAAATGTTATTATTGATAAAATAAGTGCGGTGATTAATGTTGGTGATATGTTGGTCAACTTTGATGATGACGAGATGGATGGCTTCATGGAATGTGTGAACGTTTTGCAAGGAATAGGGTTGTACAATTATGAACCCCgaaaattgtccttggatcttgaaaataggacaaCTCCTCCTACAAAGTCTTCAATTGAAGATCCTCCTACTTTAAAGTTGATGTCATTGGCTTCACATCTTTGGTATGAATTTCTTTGCCCTTattctactttaccggttattctttcctcttgtttgactaacatgcaggtagattcTATTGGTagtgctacaaaagaggaagaaggctattgggTGGACTTTGGCGGGTATTCGGGGGGATAAGCCCTGCATTTTGCATGTATAAGATCAACCTGGAGGAAGGTgccaaaccatctattgaa
This genomic stretch from Nicotiana sylvestris chromosome 9, ASM39365v2, whole genome shotgun sequence harbors:
- the LOC138877601 gene encoding uncharacterized protein, which encodes MKNLPINVPLVEALGQMPNYAKFMKDLVTKKHSMNFETIKVTHQVSAIVHSMAPKLEDPCAFMIPCTIGSIEFAKALCDLGANFVILDCKIDYEVPIILGRPFLDAWKALCDVKAEELTFRVGDKKVVFHVCNSMRQPNSNEVCSFVDLVINVIIDKISAVINVGDMLVNFDDDEMDGFMECVNVLQGIGLYNYEPRKLSLDLENRTTPPTKSSIEDPPTLKLMSLASHLWYEFLCPYSTLPVILSSCLTNMQVDSIGSATKEEEGYWVDFGGYSGG